Proteins from one Mycobacterium adipatum genomic window:
- a CDS encoding EspA/EspE family type VII secretion system effector, whose product MGFWGFVDDVVDGVSEVAEKAKKAAEWVAETAEKLGMPTLGETARTIEHRAGKLIIAPTVVLQEGQKQIDRMLKSCGEGDPDHADEFTQSAEAFDAAELPLAGAYPSDQWSGGTAADRYSERNREQHNRVVTLADLDREIHRLISNEADLLPPIRRSLEIHHNDLADFGNLTQYVGRMGAYGKAAQYAMEVAMVATTLAQAIPDYESMQDEADAIARSVAKVGDEYKRLADGVTISDSANDYDPPAGR is encoded by the coding sequence GTGGGGTTCTGGGGTTTTGTCGACGACGTCGTCGACGGTGTGTCCGAAGTGGCGGAAAAGGCCAAGAAAGCCGCCGAATGGGTCGCCGAAACCGCGGAGAAACTGGGCATGCCCACCCTCGGTGAGACGGCAAGAACGATCGAGCACCGGGCCGGGAAGCTCATCATCGCCCCGACCGTCGTGCTGCAAGAGGGACAGAAGCAGATCGATCGGATGCTGAAGTCCTGCGGGGAGGGCGACCCCGACCATGCCGACGAATTCACGCAATCCGCCGAAGCTTTCGATGCCGCGGAGCTCCCGCTGGCCGGCGCGTATCCCAGTGACCAATGGTCCGGGGGGACCGCGGCCGACCGCTACTCGGAGCGGAACCGGGAGCAGCACAATCGCGTGGTGACGCTCGCCGATCTCGACCGGGAGATCCACCGGTTGATCAGCAACGAGGCGGACCTGCTCCCACCGATACGCAGATCTCTGGAGATCCACCACAACGATCTGGCCGACTTCGGAAATCTCACCCAGTACGTCGGACGAATGGGGGCCTACGGCAAGGCGGCGCAGTACGCGATGGAGGTGGCCATGGTGGCCACCACGCTGGCCCAGGCCATTCCGGACTACGAAAGTATGCAGGACGAGGCCGATGCGATCGCCCGGTCGGTCGCCAAGGTCGGTGACGAGTACAAGAGGCTCGCCGACGGCGTCACGATCTCGGATTCCGCCAATGATTACGATCCACCGGCAGGGAGATGA
- a CDS encoding MogA/MoaB family molybdenum cofactor biosynthesis protein, whose amino-acid sequence MRTARVIIASTRAAAGVYADRTGPVIVEWLTGRGYDVPAPVVVADGGAVGEALQMAFDAQVDVIITSGGTGISPTDRTAEATAALVDYQIPGLADAIRRSGLPRVPTSVLSRGVCGVRGGTLVVNLPGSTGGVKDGLGVLDDVLDHAVDQLAGGDHER is encoded by the coding sequence ATGAGGACCGCCCGGGTGATCATCGCCTCCACCCGTGCCGCCGCGGGGGTCTACGCGGACCGTACCGGCCCCGTGATCGTCGAGTGGCTGACCGGTCGCGGCTACGACGTGCCCGCGCCGGTGGTGGTCGCCGACGGCGGCGCGGTCGGCGAGGCGCTGCAGATGGCTTTCGACGCGCAGGTGGACGTCATCATCACCTCCGGCGGCACCGGGATTTCCCCCACCGATCGCACCGCCGAGGCCACCGCGGCGCTCGTCGATTACCAGATCCCCGGGTTGGCCGACGCCATCCGGCGCTCCGGGTTGCCGCGTGTGCCGACCTCGGTGCTGTCCCGCGGGGTGTGCGGGGTGCGCGGCGGCACGCTGGTCGTCAATCTGCCGGGATCGACCGGCGGAGTGAAGGACGGCCTCGGCGTGCTGGATGACGTTCTCGACCATGCCGTGGACCAACTCGCCGGGGGCGATCATGAGCGCTGA
- a CDS encoding transglycosylase family protein — MSGRHRKPTTSSVSVAKIAFTGAVIGGGSLALAGQAGAATDGEWDTVASCESGGNWAINTGNGYHGGLQFSPSTWSGHGGGEFAPSAYLATKEEQIAVAERVLASQGKGAWPTCGRGLSGATPRNVVAEPAPQPLDNPLINGELPPPPPPAPIDALAAPAPLPPAPVDAPPPAPEFVAVALDAPLPPAPPVEAPLPPAPAPEFVPVALDAPLPPAPPVEAPLPPAPVETIASLTHDQLAALPAIQIADWDVAPAPEGQPQLWSLEAPLPLEPVLPVPPAPAPAPAPDVVAAPAAVDPLAPVPAEGVPHLISPENLPPGATLDPNVLPNESPNVSYLRQIWNAVQDQQISGRDALIAVTTQRSLTGTAPTAPPGAVIAPPGAAPAPGAPLPPPPVPGAPVLPPAPLPAP, encoded by the coding sequence ATGAGTGGTCGGCACCGTAAGCCCACAACTTCTTCAGTAAGCGTCGCCAAGATCGCCTTCACCGGCGCGGTCATCGGCGGCGGCAGCCTCGCCCTGGCCGGTCAGGCCGGCGCCGCGACCGATGGCGAATGGGACACCGTCGCCAGCTGCGAGTCGGGCGGCAACTGGGCCATCAACACCGGCAACGGCTACCACGGCGGCCTGCAGTTCTCGCCGAGCACCTGGTCGGGTCACGGCGGCGGCGAGTTCGCCCCGTCCGCCTACCTGGCCACCAAGGAAGAACAGATCGCTGTCGCCGAGCGCGTGCTCGCCAGCCAGGGCAAGGGCGCATGGCCCACCTGTGGTCGCGGCCTCTCCGGCGCCACCCCACGCAATGTGGTCGCCGAGCCCGCACCGCAGCCGCTCGACAATCCGCTGATCAACGGCGAGCTTCCGCCGCCGCCCCCGCCGGCCCCGATCGATGCGCTCGCCGCACCGGCCCCGCTGCCGCCCGCACCGGTCGACGCGCCGCCGCCGGCCCCCGAGTTCGTTGCGGTGGCGCTGGACGCTCCGCTGCCGCCGGCTCCGCCCGTCGAGGCACCGCTCCCCCCGGCACCGGCCCCCGAGTTCGTTCCGGTGGCGCTGGACGCCCCGCTGCCGCCGGCTCCGCCCGTCGAGGCACCGCTCCCGCCCGCGCCCGTCGAGACCATCGCGTCGCTGACCCACGATCAGCTGGCCGCCCTGCCGGCCATCCAGATTGCCGACTGGGACGTCGCCCCCGCCCCCGAGGGGCAGCCGCAGCTGTGGTCCCTGGAGGCCCCGCTGCCCCTGGAGCCGGTCCTGCCGGTCCCCCCGGCGCCTGCACCGGCACCCGCCCCCGACGTGGTGGCAGCGCCGGCAGCGGTCGATCCGCTGGCCCCGGTCCCCGCCGAGGGCGTCCCGCACCTGATCAGCCCGGAGAACCTGCCCCCGGGAGCGACGCTCGACCCGAACGTGCTGCCCAATGAGAGCCCGAACGTCAGCTACCTGCGCCAGATCTGGAATGCCGTGCAGGATCAGCAGATCAGCGGCCGCGACGCACTCATCGCCGTCACCACGCAGCGCTCGCTGACCGGTACCGCGCCGACGGCGCCCCCCGGCGCGGTCATCGCGCCCCCCGGTGCCGCACCCGCTCCGGGTGCGCCGCTGCCGCCGCCGCCCGTCCCGGGAGCCCCGGTTCTGCCGCCCGCACCGCTGCCGGCCCCGTAA
- a CDS encoding type VII secretion target, which translates to MSAPLSPLEITAGHIRVLADQQSQAARAVRDARLKAVDVNTRVETTHGTVCDDTAKALKRAEDERKRATNMVQAQSEDLAVKLEHAAEKYDARDAQEKRNVDQQMQPGG; encoded by the coding sequence ATGAGCGCACCCTTGAGCCCACTAGAGATCACCGCGGGGCATATCCGCGTGCTCGCCGATCAGCAAAGCCAGGCTGCGCGTGCGGTACGAGACGCGCGCCTGAAGGCCGTGGATGTCAACACGCGTGTTGAAACGACACATGGCACCGTGTGCGATGACACCGCCAAGGCGCTCAAACGCGCGGAGGATGAGCGCAAACGGGCAACTAACATGGTGCAGGCACAGTCAGAGGATCTCGCCGTCAAGCTGGAGCACGCCGCTGAAAAGTACGACGCCAGGGATGCGCAGGAAAAGCGCAACGTCGATCAACAGATGCAGCCCGGTGGCTGA
- a CDS encoding molybdenum cofactor biosynthesis protein MoaE — MSAEVLRVGLCEEPISLSEHEDLVAHAAAGAVVGFSGVVRDHDGGRAVTRLEYSAHPSALQTLTEVVHEVARDSQGVRAVAVSHRIGDLRIGDAALVVAVAADHRRAAFQTCARLVDTVKDRLPVWKHQHFGDGSDEWVNSA; from the coding sequence ATGAGCGCTGAAGTGCTGCGGGTCGGGCTCTGCGAGGAGCCGATCTCGCTGTCCGAACACGAGGACCTGGTGGCCCACGCCGCGGCCGGTGCCGTGGTGGGATTCTCCGGGGTTGTCCGTGACCACGACGGTGGACGCGCGGTGACCCGGCTGGAGTATTCGGCGCACCCGTCGGCGCTGCAGACACTCACCGAGGTGGTCCACGAGGTGGCCCGCGACAGTCAGGGTGTGCGGGCCGTCGCCGTCAGCCACCGCATCGGGGATCTGCGCATCGGCGATGCCGCCCTCGTCGTCGCGGTGGCGGCCGACCATCGCCGGGCGGCCTTCCAGACCTGCGCGCGGCTCGTCGACACCGTCAAGGACCGGCTGCCGGTGTGGAAGCACCAGCACTTCGGTGACGGGTCCGACGAATGGGTCAACTCGGCCTAG
- a CDS encoding cupin domain-containing protein, which yields MEKISLDALAREHLETARAATSGRSAHTVYGGHEHSLRQTLMALTAGHGLDDHESPGEATLQVLRGRVRLTTGAVGWDGSAGDHLVIPRTRHGLTAIEDAVILLTVAKPVGPHV from the coding sequence ATGGAGAAGATCTCGCTCGACGCCCTGGCACGTGAGCATCTGGAAACGGCCCGAGCCGCCACCAGCGGTCGCAGCGCTCACACGGTGTACGGCGGCCATGAGCACAGTCTGCGGCAGACTCTGATGGCGTTGACCGCTGGACACGGTCTCGACGATCACGAGAGTCCCGGTGAGGCGACCCTGCAGGTGCTACGCGGGAGGGTGCGGCTGACGACCGGGGCGGTGGGCTGGGACGGCTCGGCGGGTGATCATCTGGTGATACCCCGGACTCGGCACGGCCTGACCGCGATCGAGGATGCGGTGATCCTGTTGACCGTGGCCAAACCGGTGGGGCCGCACGTTTAG
- a CDS encoding helicase-associated domain-containing protein: protein MTKVAGAGVPLGVWLADLPDESLVRLLESRPDLTQPPPGTIAALAARAQARQSVKAATDALDFLHLAVLDTLLVLHADTAPVPRDMLVEYIGDRADSAQLKESLDALTERALVWGEDVLRVVAETAAGLPWYPGQALPDVPDLPAEQIPALLEGLDEPSRELLTRLVEGSPVGRTRDALPGTPADRPVQRLLAAGLLHHVGSDSGDTVILPRVVAQVMRGDLPGPTGLRAPDPTRHTTTQADADSVAAGAAIDLLREFDLLIQTLSSTPVPELRSGGLGVREVKKLTKLTGIDEQRLGLILEVAAAAGLIAPGTPDPEPADGNAPYWAPTVAADRFIEISTAARWQLVAWTWLNLPARPSLVGSRGPDGKPFGVLSDALYSTAAPLDRRLLLTVLNDLPAGAGVDPESAAQAMVWQRPRWAARLQLDPVTNLLREAHAVGLVGRGAIAGPARLLLAQRGEDDAEPVINAMAKVLPAPLDHFLLQADLTVVVPGPLLRELAEQLDAVATVESAGAAMVYRISEPSIRRALDAGHTAGGLHAFFEKHSKTPVPQGLTYLIDDVARRHGQLRVGMAASFVRCEDPALLAQAVSTPAAEPLELRILAPTVAVSQASIGDVLAALRAGGFVPAAEDSTGAVVDIRARGARVPAPARRRVFRPLTAPPPQTLGAIVAVMRSVAAAPRSGERLDPAVLIALLQQAALEQTSVVMGYVDPAGVATQRVVAPINIRGGQLTAFDPASGRVREFAIHRVTSVVSADPG from the coding sequence ATGACCAAAGTAGCGGGGGCCGGCGTGCCGCTCGGCGTCTGGCTGGCCGACCTGCCGGACGAGAGCCTGGTCCGGCTGCTCGAATCCCGGCCCGACCTCACCCAGCCGCCGCCCGGCACCATTGCCGCACTGGCGGCCCGGGCCCAGGCCCGCCAGTCGGTCAAGGCCGCCACCGATGCCCTGGACTTCCTGCATCTGGCGGTGTTGGACACGCTGCTCGTGTTGCATGCCGATACGGCGCCGGTACCGCGGGACATGCTGGTGGAGTACATCGGCGACCGCGCCGACAGCGCCCAGCTCAAGGAGTCGCTCGACGCGCTGACCGAACGCGCCCTGGTCTGGGGTGAGGACGTGCTGCGGGTGGTGGCCGAGACGGCGGCCGGGCTGCCGTGGTACCCGGGACAGGCTCTCCCGGACGTGCCCGATCTGCCCGCCGAACAGATCCCGGCCCTGCTCGAGGGCCTCGACGAGCCGTCCCGTGAGCTGCTGACCCGGCTGGTCGAAGGGTCACCGGTGGGACGCACCCGCGATGCGCTGCCGGGCACACCCGCGGATCGCCCGGTGCAGCGGCTGCTGGCCGCCGGGCTGCTGCACCACGTCGGCAGCGACAGCGGGGACACCGTGATCCTGCCGCGCGTCGTCGCCCAGGTGATGCGCGGCGATCTGCCAGGGCCGACCGGCCTGCGGGCACCGGACCCCACCCGGCACACCACGACGCAGGCCGATGCGGACTCGGTGGCCGCCGGCGCCGCGATCGACCTGCTCCGCGAGTTCGACCTGCTGATCCAGACGCTGTCGTCGACGCCGGTGCCCGAACTGCGCAGCGGCGGTCTCGGGGTCCGCGAGGTCAAGAAGCTCACCAAGCTGACCGGCATCGACGAGCAGCGGCTCGGTCTGATCCTGGAGGTGGCCGCGGCGGCGGGGCTGATCGCACCGGGCACCCCGGATCCCGAGCCTGCCGACGGGAACGCCCCGTACTGGGCTCCGACGGTCGCCGCGGACCGGTTCATCGAGATCTCGACCGCGGCGCGCTGGCAACTGGTCGCCTGGACCTGGCTGAACCTGCCCGCCCGGCCGAGTCTGGTGGGCAGCCGCGGGCCCGACGGCAAGCCGTTCGGTGTGCTCTCGGATGCGCTGTATTCGACGGCCGCCCCGCTGGACCGGCGGCTGCTGCTGACGGTGCTCAACGATCTGCCCGCCGGAGCGGGCGTGGACCCCGAATCGGCGGCACAGGCGATGGTGTGGCAGCGTCCGCGCTGGGCCGCCCGGCTGCAGCTCGACCCGGTCACCAATCTGCTGCGTGAGGCCCATGCGGTGGGGTTGGTCGGGCGCGGCGCGATCGCCGGCCCGGCCCGGCTGCTACTGGCCCAGCGCGGCGAGGACGACGCCGAGCCCGTGATCAACGCGATGGCCAAGGTGCTGCCCGCGCCGCTGGACCATTTCCTGCTGCAGGCCGATCTCACCGTGGTGGTGCCCGGTCCGCTGCTGCGCGAACTCGCCGAACAGCTGGACGCGGTAGCCACCGTGGAGTCGGCGGGCGCCGCGATGGTCTACCGGATCAGCGAACCGTCCATCCGCCGGGCGCTCGACGCCGGGCACACCGCGGGTGGGCTGCACGCGTTCTTCGAGAAGCACTCGAAAACACCTGTGCCACAAGGCTTGACCTATCTGATCGATGATGTCGCACGCCGACACGGGCAGCTGCGGGTCGGCATGGCGGCCTCGTTCGTGCGCTGTGAGGATCCCGCGTTGCTGGCCCAGGCGGTGTCCACACCGGCCGCCGAGCCGCTGGAATTGCGCATCCTGGCGCCCACCGTCGCGGTGTCCCAGGCCTCAATCGGCGATGTGCTGGCGGCGCTGCGGGCCGGCGGCTTCGTGCCCGCGGCCGAGGACTCCACCGGTGCCGTCGTGGATATCCGGGCCCGGGGGGCCAGGGTGCCGGCACCGGCGCGGCGCCGGGTGTTCCGGCCGCTGACCGCTCCCCCGCCCCAGACCCTGGGCGCCATCGTCGCGGTGATGCGCAGCGTGGCGGCCGCACCCAGGTCCGGGGAGCGACTGGACCCGGCGGTGCTCATTGCCCTGCTGCAGCAGGCCGCGCTGGAGCAGACCTCGGTGGTGATGGGTTACGTGGACCCGGCTGGCGTGGCCACCCAGCGGGTGGTGGCGCCGATCAACATCCGCGGGGGCCAGCTGACGGCCTTCGACCCGGCTTCGGGGCGGGTGCGCGAGTTCGCCATCCACCGCGTGACGTCCGTGGTGTCGGCCGACCCTGGATAA
- a CDS encoding DNA repair helicase XPB, which translates to MTDGPLIVQSDKTVLLEVDHELAGAARAAIAPFAELERAPEHIHTYRITPLALWNARAAGHDAEQVVDALVSFSRYAVPQPLLVDIVDTMARYGRLQLIKSPVHGLVLVSLDRAVLEEVLRNKKIAPMLGARIDDDMVIVHASERGRVKQMLLKIGWPAEDLAGYVNGEAHPITLAQDGWELRDYQEMAAESFWAGGSGVVVLPCGAGKTLVGAAAMAKAGATTLILVTNTVAGRQWKRELIARTSLTEEEIGEYSGERKEIRPVTIATYQVITRRTKGEYKHLELFDSRDWGLIIYDEVHLLPAPVFRMTADLQSRRRLGLTATLIREDGREGDVFSLIGPKRYDAPWKDIEAQGWIAPAECIEVRVTMTDNERMLYAVAEPEERYKLCSTAHSKIAVVKSILERHPKEPTLVIGAYLDQLDELGQELDAPVIQGSTKNAEREALFDQFRRGEIRTLVVSKVANFSIDLPEASVAVQVSGTFGSRQEEAQRLGRLLRPKADGGGAVFYSVVSRDSLDAEYAAHRQRFLAEQGYGYIIKDADDLLGPAI; encoded by the coding sequence ATGACTGACGGCCCCCTGATCGTGCAGTCCGACAAGACCGTGCTGCTCGAAGTCGACCATGAACTCGCCGGCGCGGCGCGGGCGGCGATCGCCCCGTTCGCCGAGCTGGAGCGCGCACCCGAACACATCCACACCTACCGCATCACTCCGCTGGCGCTCTGGAATGCCCGCGCCGCGGGCCATGACGCCGAGCAGGTGGTGGATGCCCTGGTCAGCTTCTCCCGGTATGCAGTACCCCAGCCGTTGCTGGTCGACATCGTCGACACCATGGCGCGCTACGGCAGGCTGCAGCTGATCAAGAGCCCGGTGCACGGCCTGGTGCTGGTGAGCCTCGACCGCGCGGTGCTCGAGGAGGTGCTGCGCAACAAGAAGATCGCCCCGATGCTGGGTGCCCGCATCGACGACGACATGGTGATCGTGCACGCCAGCGAGCGGGGCCGCGTCAAACAGATGCTGCTGAAGATCGGCTGGCCCGCCGAAGACCTGGCCGGCTACGTCAACGGCGAAGCGCACCCGATCACCCTCGCCCAGGACGGCTGGGAGCTGCGCGACTACCAGGAGATGGCCGCCGAGTCATTCTGGGCCGGCGGTTCCGGTGTCGTGGTGCTGCCCTGCGGTGCGGGCAAGACGCTGGTCGGCGCGGCCGCGATGGCCAAGGCCGGTGCCACCACGCTGATCCTGGTCACCAACACCGTCGCCGGCCGGCAGTGGAAGCGCGAGTTGATCGCGCGCACCTCGCTGACCGAGGAGGAGATCGGCGAGTACTCCGGCGAGCGCAAGGAGATCCGGCCGGTCACCATCGCGACCTATCAGGTGATCACCCGGCGCACCAAGGGCGAGTACAAGCATCTGGAGCTGTTCGACAGCCGCGACTGGGGTCTTATCATCTACGACGAGGTGCACCTGCTGCCCGCGCCGGTGTTCCGGATGACCGCTGACCTGCAGTCGCGACGCCGCCTCGGGTTGACCGCCACGCTGATCCGCGAAGACGGCCGCGAGGGCGACGTGTTCTCCCTCATCGGCCCGAAGCGCTACGACGCGCCCTGGAAGGACATCGAGGCACAGGGCTGGATCGCGCCGGCCGAGTGCATCGAGGTGCGGGTGACGATGACCGACAACGAGCGGATGCTCTACGCGGTGGCCGAGCCGGAGGAACGCTACAAGTTGTGTTCCACCGCGCACTCCAAGATCGCGGTGGTCAAGTCGATCCTGGAGCGGCATCCGAAGGAGCCGACACTGGTGATCGGCGCCTATCTCGATCAGCTCGACGAGCTCGGCCAGGAGTTGGATGCCCCGGTGATCCAGGGGTCGACCAAGAACGCCGAGCGCGAGGCGCTGTTCGACCAGTTCCGCCGCGGCGAGATCCGCACCCTGGTGGTGTCCAAGGTGGCGAACTTCTCCATCGACCTCCCGGAAGCCTCTGTGGCCGTTCAGGTTTCGGGAACCTTCGGATCACGCCAAGAAGAGGCGCAACGGCTGGGACGGCTGCTACGACCGAAGGCCGACGGCGGCGGTGCGGTGTTCTACTCGGTGGTCTCCCGCGACAGCCTGGACGCCGAGTACGCCGCGCACCGCCAGCGCTTCCTCGCCGAGCAGGGGTACGGCTACATCATCAAAGACGCCGACGACCTGCTGGGCCCGGCGATCTGA
- a CDS encoding MarR family winged helix-turn-helix transcriptional regulator, giving the protein MTTVSHDVDPLALERQVCFALAVTNRAVLAVYRPLLEPLGLTHPQYLVMLALWDNAKAGGEPLSVKQIAALLQLDPATTSPMLKRLETLGLITRTRSAADERTTLISLTAGGAALRRKALDIPPAVVARLGVDLSELEHLHSVLTRINAAAVAAGALEA; this is encoded by the coding sequence ATGACCACCGTCTCCCACGATGTTGATCCGCTCGCCCTGGAACGTCAGGTGTGCTTCGCGCTGGCGGTGACCAACCGCGCGGTCCTCGCCGTGTATCGGCCGTTGCTCGAACCGCTCGGTCTCACCCATCCGCAGTACCTGGTGATGCTGGCGCTCTGGGACAACGCGAAGGCGGGCGGAGAACCCTTGTCCGTCAAGCAGATCGCGGCGCTGCTGCAGTTGGATCCGGCCACTACGAGCCCCATGCTCAAGCGGCTGGAGACCCTCGGGCTGATCACCCGGACCCGCAGCGCGGCCGACGAGCGCACCACCCTGATCTCGCTGACCGCAGGCGGTGCGGCCCTGCGGCGCAAGGCGCTGGACATCCCGCCGGCCGTGGTGGCCCGACTGGGCGTCGACCTGTCCGAGCTCGAACACCTGCACTCCGTGCTGACCCGGATCAACGCCGCCGCGGTGGCCGCCGGCGCGCTGGAAGCCTGA
- the moaC gene encoding cyclic pyranopterin monophosphate synthase MoaC, protein MVDVSAKTATKRTAVARGAVHTRGDVIALIAGGGLPKGDALPTARVAGIMAAKRTSDLIPLCHQLALTGVDVEFEIGTTEVIITATVRTTDRTGVEMEALTAVSVAALTVYDMIKAVDPGARIEGVHVVRKEGGKTGTWQP, encoded by the coding sequence ATGGTCGACGTCTCGGCCAAGACCGCGACCAAGCGCACGGCCGTCGCCCGGGGTGCGGTGCACACCCGAGGCGACGTCATCGCACTGATCGCCGGTGGCGGGCTGCCCAAGGGTGACGCACTGCCCACCGCCCGGGTCGCCGGGATCATGGCGGCCAAACGCACCAGCGATCTTATCCCGCTGTGCCACCAGCTGGCATTGACCGGGGTGGACGTCGAATTCGAGATCGGCACAACCGAAGTCATCATCACCGCCACGGTGCGCACCACCGACCGCACCGGCGTCGAGATGGAGGCGCTGACCGCCGTCAGCGTGGCGGCGCTGACCGTCTACGACATGATCAAGGCCGTCGATCCGGGAGCCCGGATCGAGGGTGTGCACGTGGTGCGCAAAGAAGGCGGCAAGACCGGCACCTGGCAGCCATGA
- a CDS encoding MoaD/ThiS family protein, with translation MTELTITVRYFAAARAAAGIETETLSVPAGTTINDVVGELAGRGAELAKVLARCSYLRDGVAVRDRSVALQTPATVDVLPPFAGG, from the coding sequence ATGACCGAATTGACGATCACGGTGCGCTATTTCGCCGCCGCACGGGCCGCTGCGGGAATCGAGACCGAAACGTTGTCGGTTCCGGCCGGGACCACCATCAACGACGTGGTCGGCGAGCTGGCCGGGCGCGGGGCCGAGTTGGCAAAAGTCCTCGCACGCTGCTCGTATCTGCGCGACGGCGTCGCGGTGCGGGATAGGTCGGTGGCGCTCCAAACGCCCGCGACCGTCGATGTCTTACCCCCGTTCGCCGGGGGATAG
- a CDS encoding DUF5313 domain-containing protein, giving the protein MAETQTPTFLQRVLYAYGRRLPDSMRDWVAADLSGPGAIRRHMIRYAIPPALILGPLWLLPASLYVHLEMTVPIYFWALVMGFVLNKVWRRHRLAQHGLDPNLVDAINREKNARIHDDYARRYGARPEEARWQSNSSPF; this is encoded by the coding sequence ATGGCCGAGACTCAGACTCCCACCTTCCTCCAGCGGGTTCTGTACGCGTACGGGCGGCGGCTGCCCGATTCCATGCGGGACTGGGTCGCCGCCGATCTCTCCGGCCCCGGCGCGATCCGACGTCACATGATTCGCTATGCGATCCCACCGGCGCTGATCCTCGGCCCGCTGTGGTTGCTGCCGGCCTCGCTGTATGTGCACCTGGAGATGACGGTGCCGATCTACTTCTGGGCCCTGGTGATGGGCTTTGTGCTGAACAAGGTGTGGCGCCGCCACCGGTTGGCCCAGCACGGTCTGGACCCGAACCTGGTGGACGCCATCAACCGCGAGAAGAACGCTCGCATCCACGACGACTACGCCCGCCGCTACGGCGCTCGCCCGGAGGAAGCGCGCTGGCAGTCGAACTCCAGCCCGTTCTAA
- the moaA gene encoding GTP 3',8-cyclase MoaA has translation MTLTDLGLPMPVRPAPAGMPDTGPLLDTFGRAATDLRVSLTDRCNLRCTYCMPAEGLDWLPENQLLTAEELDRLLAIAVTRLGITSIRFTGGEPLVAQHLEQTIASASALHPRPEIAVTTNGLGLARRAARLKAAGLNRVNVSLDTVNAEHFAQITRRDRLADVLAGLAAAAAAGLGPIKVNAVLDPRTGLDDVVPLLRFCLDHGYQLRIIEQMPLDAGHEWSRDTTIEAETVLGTLRRYFDLQPDPSPRGSAPAQLWRVDGSQSTVGIIASVSESFCGACNRTRLTADGQIRSCLFSATETDLRALLRRGADDDALEAAWRTAMWAKPAGHGINDPSFVQPVRPMSAIGG, from the coding sequence GTGACGCTGACCGATCTCGGCTTACCGATGCCGGTGCGCCCGGCCCCGGCCGGCATGCCGGACACCGGACCACTGCTGGACACCTTCGGGCGGGCGGCCACCGACCTGCGGGTGTCACTGACCGACCGGTGCAACCTGCGCTGCACCTACTGCATGCCCGCCGAAGGGCTGGACTGGCTGCCCGAGAACCAGCTGCTCACCGCCGAGGAACTGGACCGGCTGCTGGCCATCGCCGTCACCCGACTCGGCATCACCAGCATCCGGTTCACCGGCGGCGAACCCCTGGTCGCGCAGCACCTGGAGCAGACCATCGCCTCAGCGTCGGCGTTGCACCCGCGCCCGGAGATCGCGGTGACCACCAACGGCCTGGGCCTGGCGCGGCGCGCGGCCCGACTCAAGGCGGCCGGCCTGAACCGGGTCAACGTCTCCCTGGACACGGTCAACGCCGAGCATTTCGCACAGATCACCCGCCGGGACCGGCTCGCCGATGTGCTCGCGGGGCTGGCCGCAGCGGCCGCCGCCGGGCTGGGCCCGATCAAGGTCAACGCGGTCCTGGATCCCCGCACCGGGCTCGACGATGTCGTGCCGCTGCTGCGGTTCTGCCTGGACCACGGCTATCAGCTGCGCATCATCGAGCAGATGCCGCTGGACGCCGGGCACGAATGGTCCAGGGACACGACGATCGAGGCCGAGACGGTGCTCGGTACGCTGCGCCGGTATTTCGACCTGCAGCCGGATCCGTCGCCGCGCGGGTCGGCACCGGCGCAGCTGTGGCGGGTCGACGGCAGCCAGAGCACCGTCGGCATCATCGCCTCGGTCTCCGAATCGTTCTGCGGGGCGTGCAACCGCACCCGGCTCACCGCCGACGGGCAGATCCGCAGCTGTCTGTTCTCCGCCACCGAGACCGACCTGCGGGCGCTGCTGCGCCGCGGCGCCGATGACGACGCACTCGAGGCGGCCTGGCGCACGGCGATGTGGGCCAAACCGGCCGGGCACGGCATCAACGATCCCAGCTTCGTCCAGCCCGTCCGGCCGATGAGCGCCATCGGCGGGTGA